A genomic stretch from Candidatus Hydrogenisulfobacillus filiaventi includes:
- the purB gene encoding adenylosuccinate lyase (Evidence 2a : Function from experimental evidences in other organisms; PubMedId : 9622500, 9683488, 9890879, 11063569, 12787499; Product type e : enzyme), translating into MIPRYQRPRMAALWSDQHRYDRWLEIERWAVAAWEALGVIPAGVADRLAAARVDPARVEAYEARFHHDVIAFLAAAGETVDPEDAKYLHYGLTSSDVVDTALASLTVEALEVVEEGLAGLRQAVRERALAYKDLPVVGRTHGMHAEPTSFGLKFVLWWLELGRDADRLARAKEGMRVMKLSGAVGNFANVPPEVEAFVAERLGLRPAPVATQVLQRDRHAEVLTALAILGGTLDKMATEIRHLQRSEVGEAEEPFAAGQRGSSAMPHKRNPVKSEQVSGLARLLRGYVVPALEDMALWHERDISHSSVERVILPDATTLADYLLDLMTRIIRGLTVKPEAMRRNLERGGGLVFSERVLLKLVGAGMTREEAYQVVQAAAMGAIAAGEAGPDFRQRLEADPRVQAVLGPAGLADAFRVEPYLRYVEELYRRSGILEEDGTGPAAGAPGGKDGGR; encoded by the coding sequence GTGATCCCGCGTTATCAGCGGCCACGCATGGCCGCCCTCTGGTCGGATCAGCACCGCTACGACCGCTGGCTGGAGATTGAGCGGTGGGCGGTGGCCGCCTGGGAGGCGTTGGGGGTGATCCCGGCCGGGGTGGCGGACCGGCTGGCGGCTGCCCGGGTCGACCCTGCGCGGGTGGAGGCCTACGAGGCCCGGTTTCATCACGATGTGATCGCCTTTCTGGCGGCGGCGGGGGAGACGGTGGACCCCGAGGACGCCAAGTACCTGCATTACGGGTTGACCTCCAGCGACGTGGTCGATACCGCCCTGGCCTCCCTGACGGTGGAGGCGCTGGAGGTGGTGGAGGAGGGCCTGGCCGGCCTGCGCCAGGCGGTCCGGGAACGGGCCCTGGCCTACAAGGACCTCCCGGTGGTGGGGCGTACCCACGGGATGCATGCCGAGCCCACCAGCTTCGGACTCAAGTTTGTGCTCTGGTGGCTCGAGCTGGGGCGGGACGCCGACCGCCTGGCCCGGGCCAAGGAGGGCATGCGGGTGATGAAGCTGTCGGGGGCGGTAGGCAACTTCGCCAACGTCCCCCCGGAGGTGGAGGCCTTTGTGGCCGAGCGGCTGGGCCTGCGGCCGGCGCCGGTGGCCACCCAGGTGCTGCAGCGCGACCGTCATGCCGAGGTGCTGACCGCCCTGGCCATCCTCGGCGGCACCCTGGACAAGATGGCGACCGAGATCCGGCACCTGCAGCGCAGCGAGGTGGGAGAGGCGGAGGAGCCCTTCGCGGCCGGGCAACGTGGGTCCTCCGCCATGCCGCACAAGCGGAACCCGGTCAAATCCGAACAGGTGTCGGGGTTGGCCCGGCTGTTGCGCGGGTACGTGGTGCCGGCGCTGGAGGACATGGCCCTCTGGCACGAGCGGGACATCTCCCATTCGTCGGTGGAGCGGGTGATCCTGCCCGATGCCACCACGCTGGCCGACTACCTGCTGGACCTGATGACCCGCATCATCCGGGGTCTGACCGTCAAGCCGGAGGCAATGCGGCGCAACCTGGAGCGCGGCGGCGGCCTGGTGTTCTCGGAACGGGTGCTGCTCAAGCTGGTGGGGGCGGGGATGACCCGGGAGGAGGCCTACCAGGTGGTGCAGGCGGCCGCCATGGGGGCCATCGCGGCCGGGGAGGCCGGCCCCGACTTCCGGCAGCGGCTGGAGGCCGACCCCCGGGTGCAGGCGGTGCTGGGGCCGGCCGGCCTAGCCGACGCGTTCCGGGTGGAACCCTACCTGCGGTATGTGGAGGAGCTCTACCGCCGTTCGGGCATTCTGGAGGAGGACGGGACCGGTCCGGCGGCGGGTGCGCCGGGCGGAAAGGACGGGGGCCGATGA
- a CDS encoding conserved protein of unknown function (Evidence 4 : Unknown function but conserved in other organisms): MNGGRTGSLDLPLHGGRAPRWLYERMVTLAGLMLEVMLEEFPTADILARFADPFWFQAFGSLLGFDWHSSGLTTVTLGAVKQALAARPRWPLHAAGGKGRASRRTPDEIRAAADGAGIHRGEALVGASRLAAKVDGAALQDGFQLYHHVFLFDDAGEWAVVQQGMQGAEGRYARRYHWFSRRVTDPVDRPHSGLAGDRARGPVLDLTSSASAAARQGMVTAVREVPPAAMVDLIARRPGGGVLPAGHAIPDAARIDRRLLALYEQPPADFRSLLEREGVGPATVRALCMVAEVIYGVQASRTDPLRYAFAHGGKDGHPFPVSRPLYDDSIAMLRRVADRTRLDHSEKRAALARLAAVARAAGSEQ, from the coding sequence GTGAACGGGGGCCGAACCGGCAGCCTCGACCTGCCCCTGCACGGGGGCCGGGCGCCGCGCTGGCTGTACGAGCGCATGGTGACCCTCGCCGGCCTGATGCTGGAGGTGATGCTGGAGGAATTCCCCACGGCCGACATCCTGGCCCGGTTCGCCGATCCCTTCTGGTTCCAGGCCTTCGGGAGCCTGCTGGGGTTTGACTGGCACTCCTCCGGCCTGACCACCGTCACCCTGGGGGCGGTCAAGCAGGCCCTGGCCGCCCGTCCCCGCTGGCCGCTGCATGCGGCCGGCGGCAAGGGACGGGCCTCGCGGCGTACCCCCGATGAAATCCGGGCCGCCGCCGATGGCGCCGGCATCCACCGGGGGGAGGCCCTGGTGGGGGCCAGCCGGCTGGCGGCCAAGGTGGACGGCGCCGCCCTCCAGGACGGCTTTCAGCTCTACCACCATGTCTTTCTCTTCGACGACGCCGGGGAATGGGCGGTGGTGCAGCAGGGGATGCAGGGGGCGGAAGGGCGCTACGCCCGCCGCTACCACTGGTTCTCCCGCCGGGTCACGGACCCCGTGGACCGGCCCCATAGCGGGCTGGCCGGGGATCGGGCCCGCGGGCCGGTGCTCGACCTGACCTCCTCTGCCAGCGCGGCGGCCCGCCAGGGCATGGTCACCGCCGTGCGGGAGGTGCCGCCGGCGGCCATGGTGGACCTCATCGCCCGCCGGCCCGGCGGCGGCGTGCTGCCGGCGGGCCATGCCATCCCCGACGCAGCCCGCATCGACCGCCGTCTGCTGGCCCTGTACGAGCAGCCGCCCGCCGATTTCCGCAGCCTGCTGGAACGGGAGGGTGTCGGCCCCGCCACCGTGCGCGCCCTGTGCATGGTGGCGGAAGTGATTTACGGGGTGCAGGCCAGCCGGACGGATCCCCTGCGTTACGCCTTCGCTCACGGTGGCAAGGACGGGCATCCCTTTCCGGTCTCCCGTCCCCTTTACGACGATTCCATCGCCATGCTGCGCCGGGTGGCCGACCGGACCCGCCTGGATCACAGCGAGAAGCGGGCCGCCCTGGCCCGCCTCGCGGCCGTGGCCCGCGCCGCCGGATCCGAACAATAG
- the guaA gene encoding GMP synthetase (Evidence 2a : Function from experimental evidences in other organisms; PubMedId : 1312531, 21856856; Product type e : enzyme): protein MTEPQRPVVVLDFGAQYNHLIARRIREAEVYCEVVPGDTPAQKVLERRPAAIILSGGPASVFEPGAPSMDPALLESGIPVLGICYGMQLMAHLLGGRVEPAGRREYGRTAMRTLKPTPLLEGVPATSVVWMSHGDEVKAVPPGFEVYAATDHTPVAAMGDPRRGLYAVQYHPEVRHTPEGTTMLRDFLFRVAGLRPNWRPADFIAGAVADLRARIGGRRALVALSGGVDSAVAARLAADAIGDHLTAILIDHGLLRAGEVEEIAAAFPDLDLRVVRAEREFLQALAGVEDPEAKRKVIGREFIRAFERAAAALEPRPEVLIQGTVYPDVIESGAGHARTIKSHHNVGGLPPDLPFEVVEPLRWLFKDEVRRVGEALGLPDTIVWRQPFPGPGLAVRIMGPVTAEKLAVVREADRIVREEIRAAGLERAIWQAFAVLLEARAVGVMGDRRTYGRVVAVRAVESEDGMTADWVRLPDAVLERIASRLTGEVEGISRVVYDITSKPPATIEWE from the coding sequence ATGACCGAACCCCAGCGCCCCGTGGTCGTCCTGGACTTCGGGGCCCAATACAACCACCTGATCGCCCGCCGCATCCGGGAGGCGGAGGTCTACTGTGAAGTGGTGCCGGGGGACACCCCGGCGCAAAAGGTGCTGGAACGCCGGCCGGCGGCCATCATCCTCTCCGGCGGGCCGGCCAGCGTGTTCGAACCGGGCGCCCCCAGCATGGACCCCGCCCTGCTGGAATCCGGCATCCCGGTGCTGGGCATCTGTTACGGGATGCAGCTCATGGCCCATCTCCTGGGCGGCCGGGTGGAACCGGCCGGGCGGCGGGAGTACGGGCGCACGGCCATGCGCACCCTGAAGCCCACCCCCCTGCTGGAGGGGGTTCCGGCGACCTCGGTGGTCTGGATGAGCCACGGGGATGAGGTGAAGGCGGTGCCGCCGGGTTTTGAGGTCTATGCGGCCACGGACCATACCCCGGTGGCGGCCATGGGCGACCCGCGCCGCGGGCTCTATGCCGTGCAGTATCACCCGGAGGTGCGCCACACCCCGGAAGGCACCACCATGCTGCGCGACTTCCTGTTCCGGGTGGCCGGTCTGCGGCCCAACTGGCGTCCGGCCGACTTCATCGCCGGGGCGGTGGCGGACCTGCGCGCCCGGATCGGGGGGCGGCGGGCACTGGTGGCCTTGTCGGGCGGGGTGGATTCGGCAGTGGCCGCCCGGCTCGCGGCGGACGCCATCGGCGACCACCTGACGGCCATCCTCATCGACCATGGCCTGCTGCGGGCCGGGGAGGTGGAGGAAATCGCGGCCGCCTTTCCCGATCTCGACCTGCGGGTGGTGCGGGCGGAACGGGAGTTCCTGCAGGCCCTGGCCGGGGTGGAGGACCCCGAAGCCAAGCGCAAGGTCATCGGACGCGAATTCATCCGCGCCTTCGAGCGCGCCGCCGCTGCTCTGGAGCCGCGGCCCGAAGTCCTGATTCAGGGAACCGTCTATCCGGACGTAATCGAATCCGGCGCCGGCCATGCCCGTACCATCAAGTCCCACCACAACGTGGGCGGGCTGCCCCCCGACCTGCCCTTCGAGGTGGTGGAGCCGCTGCGCTGGCTGTTCAAGGACGAAGTGCGGCGGGTCGGGGAAGCCTTGGGTCTGCCGGACACCATTGTCTGGCGGCAGCCCTTCCCGGGCCCGGGCCTGGCGGTCCGTATTATGGGGCCGGTGACCGCGGAGAAGCTGGCGGTGGTGCGGGAGGCCGACCGCATCGTGCGGGAGGAGATCCGGGCTGCCGGGCTGGAACGCGCCATCTGGCAGGCTTTCGCGGTCCTGCTCGAGGCGCGAGCGGTAGGGGTGATGGGCGACCGCCGCACCTACGGCCGGGTGGTGGCAGTGCGGGCGGTGGAGAGCGAGGATGGTATGACCGCCGACTGGGTGCGCCTGCCGGATGCGGTGCTGGAACGCATCGCCTCCCGCCTGACCGGGGAGGTGGAGGGCATCAGCCGTGTGGTGTACGACATCACCTCCAAGCCGCCGGCCACGATTGAATGGGAGTAG
- the hprT gene encoding hypoxanthine-guanine phosphoribosyltransferase (Evidence 2a : Function from experimental evidences in other organisms; PubMedId : 3110131, 6408059, 24001521; Product type e : enzyme), whose amino-acid sequence MDPFPGERLEVLIKAEDIAHGVAELGRQITEDYRGRPLLLVGILKGSFIFLADLVRHIDLPLAVDFMALSSYGASTESSGVVRIIKDLEHSIEGRDVLIVEDIVDTGLTLNYLYGHLQARGAASVRICTLLDKRERRRVEVPVHYRAFVIPDTFAVGYGLDVDERYRNLPDVCRLIREPGGPADAAGPRQKEPAS is encoded by the coding sequence ATGGACCCGTTCCCGGGCGAACGGCTGGAAGTGTTGATTAAAGCGGAGGACATTGCGCACGGGGTGGCCGAACTAGGCCGGCAGATCACGGAGGACTACCGTGGCCGGCCGCTTTTGTTGGTCGGCATCCTGAAGGGTTCCTTTATTTTCCTGGCTGACCTGGTGCGCCACATCGACCTGCCCCTGGCGGTGGACTTCATGGCCCTGTCCTCCTACGGGGCCTCCACCGAGAGTTCCGGGGTGGTGCGGATCATCAAGGATCTCGAGCACAGCATCGAAGGGCGCGATGTCCTCATCGTGGAGGATATCGTGGACACCGGACTCACCCTCAACTATCTTTACGGGCATCTCCAGGCCCGGGGGGCGGCCAGTGTCCGCATCTGCACCCTGCTGGACAAGCGGGAGCGGCGCCGGGTGGAGGTGCCCGTCCATTACCGGGCCTTTGTGATTCCGGATACGTTCGCGGTGGGCTATGGCCTGGACGTGGACGAGCGGTACCGCAACCTGCCCGACGTCTGCCGGCTCATCCGCGAACCCGGCGGGCCGGCGGACGCTGCGGGCCCCCGACAGAAGGAGCCGGCTTCATGA
- a CDS encoding MerR family transcriptional regulator has protein sequence MKEGHHLGPPLYTIGVVRSATGLTERRIRYYEAQHLISPRRTAGNQRLYTDQDIETLKTIKQLLDQGLSLKGVREKLNREVLSTPLESDEVERDADAYFEGKRLARGEMPTTGSLFPLMDRHRLIRRLERDEEPAPIPAAGGVRRPSTPRSKKGK, from the coding sequence ATGAAAGAGGGACACCATCTTGGACCGCCGCTGTACACCATCGGGGTGGTACGCTCGGCCACGGGGCTAACGGAGCGCCGCATCCGCTATTACGAGGCCCAGCACCTCATCTCCCCGCGGCGTACGGCCGGCAACCAGCGGCTGTACACCGACCAGGACATTGAGACGTTGAAGACCATCAAGCAGCTGCTGGACCAGGGGCTCAGCCTGAAGGGCGTCCGGGAGAAGCTCAACCGCGAGGTGCTCAGCACCCCGTTGGAGAGCGATGAGGTGGAGCGGGACGCCGATGCCTACTTTGAGGGCAAGCGGCTGGCCCGCGGGGAGATGCCCACCACCGGCTCCTTGTTCCCGCTGATGGACCGGCACCGGCTGATCCGGCGGCTGGAGCGGGATGAGGAGCCTGCCCCGATTCCGGCGGCGGGAGGCGTGCGCCGACCGTCCACACCCCGCAGCAAGAAGGGGAAGTGA
- a CDS encoding conserved protein of unknown function (Evidence 4 : Unknown function but conserved in other organisms) yields MEYTLSEIAAVDPALAQSLRNDIRAGRIPAERRMGVAGRPYVVPRDVLENAEEEAYRQLAARLASLGATGARPGRGGLPGDRRLADGDWLPWVDMVREQHLMLRTVVEALTQELSRQNQRWEEETRDLRELAYKLGQAHQEIARLERQVAAYALGTGGDAAGGHALAE; encoded by the coding sequence ATGGAATACACCTTGTCGGAAATCGCTGCCGTGGACCCGGCTCTGGCCCAGAGCCTGCGTAATGACATCCGCGCCGGCCGCATCCCCGCCGAACGGCGCATGGGGGTGGCGGGCCGTCCCTACGTCGTGCCCCGCGATGTGCTGGAAAATGCCGAGGAGGAGGCCTACCGCCAGCTGGCGGCGCGTCTGGCCTCTCTGGGCGCCACCGGCGCCCGTCCCGGGCGCGGGGGCCTGCCCGGCGACCGCCGCCTTGCAGACGGCGACTGGCTGCCGTGGGTGGACATGGTGCGGGAACAGCACCTGATGCTGCGCACGGTGGTGGAGGCCCTGACCCAGGAACTCAGTCGCCAGAACCAGCGTTGGGAGGAGGAGACGCGCGACCTGCGGGAACTGGCCTACAAGCTGGGCCAGGCTCATCAGGAGATTGCGCGCCTTGAGCGGCAGGTGGCTGCCTATGCCCTGGGCACGGGCGGGGACGCCGCCGGCGGGCATGCCCTGGCGGAATAG
- the plsY gene encoding Glycerol-3-phosphate acyltransferase: protein MGTVWAAAGLAAAFLLGAVPFGWIWSRVRYGVDIRSQGSANIGATNVARTHGWRAGLGVLALDAAKGALPPALALAWWPGRPAAAALAGLMPLLGHVFSPFLGFKGGKGVAAGVGALAALDWRVAAAAVAVFAVVTGATRLVSLGSGTGVLAAALGLGLLDPPPYLWGFGLPAAVVVLWAHRGNWARIRRGQEPRWGRGGGPAGSRRQ, encoded by the coding sequence ATGGGGACGGTATGGGCGGCGGCCGGCCTGGCGGCGGCCTTTCTGCTGGGCGCGGTGCCCTTCGGCTGGATCTGGTCGCGGGTGCGGTACGGGGTGGACATCCGCAGCCAGGGCAGCGCCAACATCGGGGCCACCAACGTGGCCCGCACTCACGGCTGGCGGGCGGGACTAGGGGTGCTGGCCCTGGACGCGGCCAAGGGGGCCCTCCCCCCGGCCCTGGCCCTGGCCTGGTGGCCGGGCCGGCCGGCGGCGGCGGCGCTGGCCGGCCTGATGCCGCTGTTGGGCCATGTGTTCTCTCCGTTTCTGGGCTTTAAGGGCGGCAAAGGGGTGGCGGCCGGGGTAGGGGCGCTGGCGGCCCTCGACTGGCGGGTGGCGGCGGCCGCGGTGGCGGTGTTCGCGGTGGTGACGGGCGCCACCCGCCTGGTTTCCCTGGGCAGCGGGACCGGGGTGCTGGCGGCGGCGTTGGGCCTCGGTCTCCTGGATCCTCCCCCCTATCTTTGGGGATTCGGTCTGCCGGCGGCCGTGGTGGTGTTGTGGGCCCACCGGGGCAACTGGGCCCGTATCCGGCGCGGGCAGGAACCCCGTTGGGGCCGCGGGGGCGGGCCCGCCGGCAGCCGCCGGCAATAA
- the groEL gene encoding chaperonin large subunit (Evidence 2a : Function from experimental evidences in other organisms; PubMedId : 9303302, 11407116, 17031040, 17420574, 22268681; Product type f : factor), producing MAKQMVYDEEARRALERGVDKLANAVKVTLGPKGRNVVLEKKFGAPLITNDGVTIAREIELEDPFEALGAQLVKEVATKTQDVAGDGTTTATVLAQAMIKEGLKNVTAGANPMGIKRGIEKAVEVAVEEIKKIAIPIKGRESITQVASISANDPEIGSLIAEAMEKVGPDGVITVEESKTTGTTLETVEGMQFDRGYISPYMVTDTEKMEAVLSEPYILITDRKISAIQDLLPVLEKVVQRGKPLLIIAEDVEGEALATLVVNKLRGTLTAVAVKAPGFGDRRKAMLEDIAILTGGQVISEDLGIKLENVTPDMLGQARQVKVAKEETTIVEGRGSEAEIKKRIGVIKKQIEDTTSEYDKEKLQERLAKLSGGVAVIQVGAATEVELKEKKLRIEDALSATRAAVEEGIVPGGGTSLLRIVPALEKLNVTGDERIGVDIVRRALEEPVRQIAHNAGQEGSVIVEAVKRETGNRGYDAAAGQFVDMVEAGIVDPAKVTRSTIQNAASIAAMLLTTEALVVDKPEKKEASVPNPGMNDMMM from the coding sequence ATGGCCAAGCAGATGGTCTACGACGAGGAAGCCCGGCGCGCATTGGAGCGCGGGGTGGATAAGCTGGCGAACGCGGTCAAGGTCACCCTGGGACCCAAGGGCCGCAACGTCGTGCTGGAGAAGAAGTTCGGGGCGCCGCTCATCACCAACGACGGCGTGACCATCGCCCGGGAGATCGAGCTCGAGGATCCCTTTGAGGCCCTGGGCGCCCAGCTGGTGAAGGAAGTGGCGACCAAGACCCAGGACGTGGCGGGTGACGGCACCACCACGGCGACCGTGCTGGCGCAGGCCATGATCAAGGAAGGGCTCAAGAACGTCACTGCCGGCGCCAACCCCATGGGCATCAAGCGGGGGATTGAAAAGGCGGTGGAGGTGGCGGTGGAGGAGATCAAGAAGATCGCCATCCCCATCAAGGGTCGCGAGTCCATCACCCAGGTGGCCTCCATCTCCGCCAACGACCCCGAGATCGGCAGCCTCATCGCCGAGGCCATGGAGAAGGTGGGGCCGGACGGGGTCATCACGGTGGAGGAGTCCAAGACCACCGGCACGACCCTGGAAACCGTGGAGGGCATGCAGTTCGACCGCGGGTACATCAGCCCCTACATGGTGACCGACACCGAAAAGATGGAGGCGGTGCTGAGCGAGCCGTACATCCTCATCACCGACCGTAAGATCTCGGCCATCCAGGACCTGCTGCCCGTGCTGGAGAAGGTGGTGCAGCGCGGCAAGCCCCTGCTCATCATCGCCGAGGACGTGGAGGGTGAAGCCCTGGCCACCCTGGTGGTGAACAAGCTGCGCGGCACCCTGACTGCGGTGGCGGTTAAGGCCCCCGGCTTCGGCGACCGGCGCAAGGCCATGCTGGAGGACATTGCCATCCTGACCGGGGGGCAGGTCATCTCCGAAGACCTCGGCATCAAGCTGGAGAACGTGACCCCCGACATGCTGGGCCAGGCGCGCCAGGTGAAGGTGGCCAAGGAGGAGACCACCATCGTCGAGGGCCGCGGTTCGGAGGCGGAGATCAAGAAGCGTATCGGGGTCATCAAGAAGCAGATTGAGGACACCACCTCCGAGTACGACAAGGAGAAGCTGCAGGAGCGGCTGGCTAAGCTGTCCGGCGGGGTGGCGGTTATCCAGGTGGGTGCGGCCACCGAGGTGGAGCTGAAGGAGAAGAAGCTCCGCATCGAGGACGCCCTTTCGGCCACCCGGGCGGCGGTGGAGGAGGGCATCGTGCCCGGCGGCGGCACCTCCCTGCTGCGCATCGTGCCCGCGCTGGAGAAGCTCAACGTCACCGGCGACGAGCGGATCGGGGTGGACATCGTCCGCCGGGCGCTGGAGGAGCCGGTGCGGCAGATCGCCCACAACGCCGGCCAGGAGGGCTCGGTGATTGTGGAGGCGGTCAAGCGCGAGACCGGCAACCGCGGTTACGACGCGGCGGCGGGTCAGTTCGTGGACATGGTGGAGGCCGGGATTGTGGACCCCGCCAAGGTGACCCGTTCCACCATCCAGAACGCGGCCTCCATCGCGGCCATGCTCCTCACCACCGAGGCGCTGGTGGTCGACAAGCCGGAAAAGAAGGAAGCTTCCGTGCCCAACCCGGGCATGAACGACATGATGATGTAG
- the groES gene encoding chaperonin small subunit (Evidence 2a : Function from experimental evidences in other organisms; PubMedId : 11407116, 17031040, 9303302; Product type f : factor), translating into MQVLRPLGERVVVELLAEEKTAGGLVIPDTAQGRPVRARVVAVGSGRLLENGTRVPPEVAVDQEVLVMPDAGLPVRVQDREYRLVRDEEILAVLEHAPALA; encoded by the coding sequence GTGCAGGTTCTGCGTCCGCTGGGTGAGCGGGTGGTCGTGGAACTGCTGGCGGAGGAGAAGACCGCCGGCGGCCTGGTGATTCCCGATACCGCCCAAGGGCGGCCCGTGCGGGCCCGGGTGGTAGCGGTGGGGAGCGGGCGGCTTTTGGAGAATGGGACCCGCGTCCCGCCGGAGGTGGCGGTGGACCAGGAAGTGCTGGTGATGCCCGACGCCGGCCTTCCGGTTCGCGTGCAGGACCGGGAATACCGGCTGGTGCGGGACGAGGAGATTCTGGCGGTGCTGGAGCATGCCCCGGCCTTAGCCTGA
- a CDS encoding Molybdenum cofactor biosynthesis protein — translation MAETEPRRRIAVLTASDSAARGLRADRSGVLLASLAARLGDVTATAVEPDDFGRLRARLEGWIREGMDLILTTGGTGLGPRDVMPEVTRALVRRPVPGLAEALRQESARHTPTGWLSRGEAGVAGRSLIINLPGSPAAVEQLWPLLEALLPHALELLHGHTAHDPAAQNPPGKV, via the coding sequence ATGGCGGAGACTGAACCACGGCGGCGGATTGCGGTGCTCACCGCCAGCGACAGCGCGGCGCGGGGGTTGCGGGCCGACCGCTCGGGGGTGCTCCTGGCCAGCTTGGCCGCCCGGCTGGGGGACGTGACGGCCACGGCGGTGGAGCCGGACGATTTCGGCCGCCTGCGGGCGCGGCTGGAGGGGTGGATCCGAGAGGGCATGGACCTCATCCTGACCACGGGGGGGACCGGGCTCGGCCCCCGCGATGTGATGCCCGAGGTGACCCGCGCCCTGGTCCGGCGGCCGGTGCCGGGCCTGGCCGAGGCGCTGCGCCAGGAAAGCGCCCGTCACACCCCCACGGGCTGGCTGTCCCGCGGGGAGGCGGGTGTCGCCGGCCGCAGCCTCATCATCAACCTGCCCGGGTCCCCGGCAGCGGTCGAACAGCTGTGGCCCCTGCTGGAGGCGCTCCTGCCCCACGCCCTGGAGCTGCTGCACGGGCACACCGCTCACGATCCGGCGGCGCAAAATCCTCCCGGGAAGGTTTGA
- the moaC gene encoding molybdenum cofactor biosynthesis protein C (Evidence 2a : Function from experimental evidences in other organisms; PubMedId : 10903949, 16632608, 18607082, 20606263, 25941396, 26575208; Product type e : enzyme), translating into MAADEDAGLTHLDARGAVRMVDVGAKPSTDRRARAEGWLQTRPEVVAAVLEGRTPKGDVAAVVRVAAILAAKRTAEWIPLAHPLPLSGVEVEVEPQPERGRIGVRATVATHGPTGVEMEALTAVTAGLLTAYDMLKALDRGMVLGPVRLLEKSGGRTGHYRAPGQGGAGDGGD; encoded by the coding sequence GTGGCCGCGGATGAGGACGCCGGGCTGACCCATCTCGACGCCCGGGGGGCGGTCCGGATGGTGGATGTGGGGGCCAAGCCGTCCACGGACCGCCGGGCACGAGCCGAGGGCTGGCTGCAGACCCGGCCCGAGGTGGTGGCAGCGGTGCTGGAGGGCCGCACGCCGAAGGGCGATGTGGCGGCGGTGGTGCGGGTGGCGGCCATCCTGGCCGCCAAGCGCACGGCGGAGTGGATTCCCCTGGCCCATCCCCTGCCCTTGAGCGGCGTGGAGGTGGAGGTCGAACCCCAGCCCGAGCGCGGCCGCATCGGGGTGCGGGCGACGGTCGCCACCCACGGGCCCACCGGGGTGGAGATGGAGGCCCTGACGGCGGTGACGGCCGGATTGCTGACCGCGTACGACATGCTGAAGGCCCTGGACCGGGGCATGGTGCTGGGGCCGGTGCGCCTGCTGGAAAAGAGCGGCGGCCGGACGGGACACTACCGGGCTCCGGGGCAGGGAGGGGCCGGCGATGGCGGAGACTGA